A DNA window from Parabacteroides johnsonii DSM 18315 contains the following coding sequences:
- a CDS encoding nucleoside hydrolase, with protein sequence MKKSILFICLAALLAACSGKPAATAPEETMVQPVNLILDTDLGPDYDDVGAMALMHALADSGQVNILATVSSNKDEHVVPCIEVLNTYFKRPDIPVGAPKSEGGASLTTWHKTKWTEELPDRYPHETAKTSDAPDAVKVYRRILSTQPDSSVVVCTIGFFTNLKDLLLSGGDEYSPLSGRDLVAKKVKRVVSMAGLFPEGKEFNVYCDTPASRVVAEQWPTEIIFSGFEIGNVIFTGKKLVQMDVKGSPVKDAYLLCFAEGDPDGRMSWDLTAVLVAVKGYEPYYNVERGTFRVVNDEGANSWTPDGKGRDLRLIEKVPAAEMVVLIENYMMHQPVSK encoded by the coding sequence ATGAAGAAATCAATTCTTTTTATCTGTTTGGCTGCTTTGCTGGCGGCCTGTTCTGGAAAACCGGCTGCTACTGCTCCGGAAGAAACAATGGTGCAACCTGTCAATCTGATACTGGATACGGACTTGGGGCCGGATTATGACGATGTAGGTGCGATGGCTCTGATGCATGCGTTGGCAGATAGCGGGCAAGTGAATATTTTAGCGACTGTTTCGTCCAATAAGGACGAGCATGTCGTACCCTGCATAGAAGTGCTGAACACCTATTTCAAACGGCCGGATATCCCTGTCGGTGCTCCGAAAAGCGAAGGAGGTGCTTCGCTGACCACTTGGCATAAGACGAAGTGGACCGAAGAGCTTCCGGATCGTTATCCACATGAAACGGCAAAAACCTCGGATGCTCCGGATGCAGTGAAGGTCTATCGCCGGATTTTAAGTACGCAGCCGGATAGCAGCGTTGTGGTCTGTACGATCGGCTTTTTCACCAATCTAAAGGACCTTTTGCTTTCCGGTGGTGACGAGTATAGTCCGCTTTCCGGCCGTGATTTAGTTGCTAAGAAGGTGAAACGCGTGGTCTCGATGGCCGGTTTGTTTCCTGAAGGGAAAGAATTTAATGTCTATTGCGATACTCCGGCATCCCGTGTAGTGGCGGAGCAATGGCCTACAGAAATCATATTCAGTGGTTTCGAAATCGGGAATGTGATCTTTACCGGAAAGAAGCTGGTGCAGATGGATGTGAAGGGCAGCCCGGTGAAAGACGCCTATTTGCTTTGTTTTGCCGAAGGTGATCCGGACGGCCGGATGAGCTGGGACCTTACGGCTGTGCTGGTGGCCGTCAAGGGGTATGAACCCTATTATAATGTAGAGCGCGGGACATTCCGTGTCGTGAATGATGAAGGAGCCAATAGCTGGACACCGGACGGGAAAGGCAGAGACCTTCGCTTGATCGAGAAAGTACCGGCGGCGGAAATGGTTGTTCTGATTGAAAATTATATGATGCATCAACCTGTCTCAAAATAA